The Pochonia chlamydosporia 170 chromosome 1, whole genome shotgun sequence genome window below encodes:
- a CDS encoding L-ornithine 5-monooxygenase (similar to Verticillium alfalfae VaMs.102 XP_002999718.1), which yields MSPHSEEVVLTSNGAAEIALNGNGITLSSNGGNRVSDDMEMEAPVAPSSVAASEGNLAMDAPHLLSSTKPILNSKSSSSTNGHNYNGTRTTASSNSATTNGNGVAAHHANGHAVHGTHGESNTNGHGINGHKSLNGAAQSSPYLVPAPLDAEFDLICVGFGPASLSVAVAMHDALAAGKSLLPGGSHPKVLFIEKQNQFAWHSGMLLPGAKMQISFVKDLATLRDPRSEFTFLNYLHRQDRLVDFTNLSTFLPARVEYEDYLRWCSSFFTRLVQFGQQVVSVSPNDASKGSVRSFTVQSQEVATGQTHTYRGRHVLMATGGQPSMPKSFPLKHPQIIHSSQYANVIHKLIPKTTTPCRVVVVGAGQSAAEIFNNVSSRYPNSKTYLVMRQEFLRPSDDSPFVNSVFNPEYIDCLFPKSAKYRNNLLTEARATNYGVVRLELIEALYERMYDQRRELGPNEKTWSNRIMGGKQITSIEPRGETLELKIQDVQDSALDGFLDVAHEEIIEADLVIAATGYQRNAHVNMLKDAWNLLPKATPGGLEFSKGISGWNVDTEQGERKIAVGRDYKVKFAPGAVADEAGVWLQGCCEGTHGLSDTLLSVLATRSGEIVDNIFGTH from the exons ATGTCGCCACACAGTGAGGAAGTGGTGCTCACCAGCAATGGTGCAGCCGAGATTGCGTTGAACGGAAATGGCATCACGCTCTCCAGCAATGGGGGCAACCGAGTGAGTGATGAcatggaaatggaagctccagttgctccttcctcagTTGCAGCTTCTGAGGGCAatttggccatggatgcCCCGcatctcctctcctccaccaagccGATTCTGAACTCAAAGAGCTCCAGCTCCACAAACGGACACAACTACAACGGTACAAGAACGACTGCATCATCGAACAGTGCCACCACCAATGGCAACGGTGTGGCTGCACACCATGCGAATGGACATGCGGTTCATGGAACGCATGGCGaatccaacaccaacggccatggcatcaatggTCACAAGTCGCTCAATGGAGCGGCCCAGAGCTCGCCGTACCTGGTGCCTGCTCCTCTtgatgccgagtttgacCTCATTTGTGTTGGTTTCGGACCTGCGAGCTTGTCTGTCGCCGTAGCCATGCATGATGCTCTTGCTGCGGGCAAAAGCTTGTTGCCCGGTGGTTCCCATCCCAAGGTCTTGTTTATTGAGAAGCAAAACCAGTTCGCATGGCATTCAGGCATGCTGCTCCCTGGTGCTAAAATGCAGATCTCCTTTGTCAAGGATTTGGCTACCCTAAGAGATCCACGCTCCGAGTTCACCTTTTTGAATTATCTGCATCGACAGGACCGTCTTGTCGACTTTACCAATTTGAGCACTTTCCTTCCAGCTCGAGTCGAGTATGAAGATTATCTTCGCTGGTGCTCGTCATTCTTCACTCGCCTGGTTCAGTTTGGCCAGCAGGTGGTTTCAGTGTCTCCCAATGATGCCTCCAAGGGCTCAGTCCGTTCTTTTACCGTTCAGTCCCAAGAAGTGGCCACCGGACAGACTCATACATATCGAGGACGCCACGTTCTGATGGCTACGGGTGGACAACCGTCGATGCCTAAAAGCTTCCCTCTCAAGCACCCTCAGATTATCCACTCGTCTCAATATGCCAACGTCATCCACAAGTTGATTcccaagacgacgacaccTTGCCGCGTCGTTGTGGTTGGTGCTGGCCAGAGTGCTGCAGAAATTTTCAACAATGTTTCGAGCAGATacccaaactccaaaacGTATCTCGTCATGAGACAAGAATTCCTACGTCCCAGTGATGACTCTCCTTT TGTCAACTCAGTCTTCAACCCAGAATACATTGACTGCCTCTTCCCGAAGTCAGCAAAGTATCGTAACAATCTTCTGACCGAAGCCCGCGCCACCAACTACGGCGTCGTCCGTTTGGAGCTTATCGAGGCCCTTTACGAACGAATGTACGACCAGCGTCGTGAACTCGGACCTAACGAGAAGACGTGGTCGAACAGGATCATGGGGGGCAAGCAGATCACCAGCATTGAGCCTCGTGGTGAAACCCTAGAGCTCAAGATCCAAGATGTTCAGGATAGTGCTTTGGACGGCTTTCTTGATGTTGCTCATGAAGAGATCATCGAAGCTGATCTAGTTATTGCCGCAACGGGCTACCAGCGCAACGCGCATGTAAACATGCTCAAGGATGCTTGGAACTTGTTACCCAAGGCCACTCCTGGAGGCCTAGAGTTTAGCAAGGGCATTTCAGGATGGAACGTGGATACGGAACAAGGCGAGCGCAAGATTGCAGTTGGCCGTGACTACAAGGTCAAATTTGCACCAGGGGCGGTCGCTGACGAAGCAGGCGTATGGTTGCAGGGTTGTTGTGAGGGTACTCATGGC TTGAGTGATACTCTCTTGTCTGTACTGGCCACAAGATCGGGTGAGATTGTGGACAACATTTTTGGAACACATTAG